The following are from one region of the Amylibacter sp. IMCC11727 genome:
- a CDS encoding DMT family transporter, which produces MRLLLLTALTMVAFAANSVLNRTALEGGDIDALSFAALRVTAGVVVLLLLVVMRRDAGKIRGAFDPSATLGLLAYMLGFSFAYNSLDTGLGALILFGGVQITMFFGAVLFGKKPLAGQWVGAGIAFAGLVYLLAPSDVAPNPIGMGVMAIAALGWGVYSLQGAKARDPLVATCANFSAALPVVLVAWLVLTDNAIGPIGAALAIVSGAVTSALGYALWYQVLTQLQTATAAVAQLTVPIIAALGGFVVLSEPVTMTFVMASVMVLGGIGISVWAANRG; this is translated from the coding sequence ATGCGACTGCTTTTGTTAACTGCCCTGACCATGGTTGCCTTTGCGGCCAATTCCGTGCTGAACCGTACGGCGTTGGAAGGGGGCGATATTGATGCGCTGAGTTTTGCAGCCTTGCGGGTGACAGCGGGTGTTGTTGTGTTGCTGCTTCTGGTTGTGATGCGGCGCGATGCGGGGAAAATTCGAGGTGCGTTTGATCCATCGGCAACCCTTGGACTGCTGGCGTATATGTTGGGATTTTCCTTTGCTTATAACAGTTTGGACACGGGGTTGGGGGCGTTGATCCTGTTTGGTGGCGTGCAGATTACCATGTTTTTTGGGGCGGTATTGTTTGGCAAAAAGCCTCTGGCGGGACAATGGGTTGGCGCGGGGATTGCCTTTGCTGGGTTGGTGTATTTGCTGGCGCCGAGCGATGTGGCGCCCAACCCAATTGGCATGGGTGTCATGGCCATCGCGGCGCTGGGCTGGGGTGTTTATTCGCTGCAAGGAGCCAAGGCACGTGATCCGCTGGTGGCCACATGTGCCAATTTTTCCGCTGCTTTGCCTGTGGTTTTGGTGGCTTGGTTGGTTCTGACAGACAATGCGATTGGACCGATTGGAGCGGCGTTGGCGATTGTGTCTGGTGCGGTGACGTCGGCGCTGGGGTATGCGTTGTGGTATCAGGTTTTGACCCAATTGCAGACCGCAACCGCCGCCGTGGCGCAACTGACTGTGCCCATTATTGCGGCGCTCGGTGGGTTTGTGGTGTTGTCTGAGCCTGTGACGATGACCTTTGTTATGGCGTCGGTAATGGTGCTCGGGGGTATTGGGATTTCGGTTTGGGCAGCAAATCGCGGGTAA
- the groL gene encoding chaperonin GroEL (60 kDa chaperone family; promotes refolding of misfolded polypeptides especially under stressful conditions; forms two stacked rings of heptamers to form a barrel-shaped 14mer; ends can be capped by GroES; misfolded proteins enter the barrel where they are refolded when GroES binds), which yields MAAKDVKFGTDARNRMLEGVNVLADAVKVTLGPKGRNVVLDKSFGAPRITKDGVSVAKEIELEGKFENMGAQMVKEVASRTNDTAGDGTTTATVLAQAIVKEGMKSVAAGMNPMDLKRGIDTAVSNVVDAIKSMAREVKDSDEVAQVGTISANGEAAIGSQIADAMQRVGNEGVITVEENKGLETETDVVEGMQFDRGYLSPYFVTNPDKMTTELDDALILLHEKKLSSLQPMVPLLETVIQSSKPLVIIAEDVEGEALATLVVNKLRGGLKIAAVKAPGFGDRRKAMLQDIAVLTGGQVISEDLGMKLENVGMEMLGTAKKIQITKDETTIIDGAGEKAEIEARVAQIRGQIEETTSDYDREKLQERLAKLAGGVAVIRVGGSTEVEVKERKDRVDDALNATRAAVQEGVVVGGGVALVQAVKGLAGMEGANADQTAGISIVRRALEAPLRQIAENAGVDGAVVAGKVRESDDTSFGFNAQTEEYGDMFSFGVIDPAKVCRTALEDAASIAGLLITTEAMVADKPSEGGAAGGGMPDMGGMGGMGGMM from the coding sequence ATGGCTGCAAAAGACGTAAAATTCGGCACCGACGCACGGAACCGCATGCTGGAAGGCGTGAATGTTCTGGCTGATGCTGTAAAAGTAACGCTGGGCCCAAAAGGCCGTAACGTTGTTTTGGACAAATCCTTTGGCGCACCGCGCATCACCAAAGATGGTGTATCCGTTGCCAAAGAGATCGAACTTGAAGGCAAGTTCGAAAACATGGGCGCGCAGATGGTGAAAGAAGTTGCTTCTCGCACAAACGACACAGCAGGCGACGGTACAACAACCGCGACTGTTCTGGCACAGGCCATCGTAAAAGAAGGCATGAAATCTGTTGCTGCTGGCATGAACCCAATGGACCTGAAGCGCGGTATCGACACTGCTGTTTCTAACGTTGTGGACGCCATCAAATCCATGGCACGCGAAGTAAAAGACAGCGACGAAGTTGCACAAGTTGGTACAATTTCTGCCAACGGCGAAGCCGCAATCGGTTCACAAATCGCTGACGCAATGCAGCGTGTGGGCAACGAGGGCGTTATCACTGTTGAAGAAAACAAAGGTCTGGAAACAGAAACAGACGTTGTTGAAGGTATGCAGTTCGACCGCGGTTACCTGTCTCCATACTTTGTGACAAACCCAGACAAAATGACAACTGAGCTCGACGATGCGTTGATCCTGTTGCACGAGAAGAAACTGTCTTCTTTGCAGCCAATGGTTCCACTGCTCGAAACAGTTATCCAATCCAGCAAGCCACTTGTCATCATTGCAGAAGATGTTGAAGGCGAAGCGCTGGCAACTTTGGTTGTGAACAAACTGCGCGGCGGTCTGAAAATCGCAGCTGTTAAAGCACCTGGTTTCGGCGATCGTCGTAAAGCCATGTTGCAAGACATCGCTGTTCTGACTGGCGGCCAAGTGATTTCCGAAGACCTCGGCATGAAGTTGGAAAATGTTGGCATGGAAATGCTCGGCACTGCGAAGAAAATCCAGATCACCAAAGATGAAACAACAATCATCGATGGCGCTGGCGAAAAAGCAGAGATCGAAGCCCGTGTTGCACAAATCCGTGGCCAGATCGAAGAAACAACTTCCGACTACGACCGTGAAAAACTGCAAGAGCGTCTGGCCAAATTGGCTGGTGGTGTTGCTGTGATCCGCGTTGGTGGTTCCACAGAAGTTGAAGTGAAAGAGCGCAAAGACCGCGTTGATGATGCCCTGAACGCGACACGTGCCGCTGTTCAAGAAGGTGTTGTTGTTGGTGGCGGTGTTGCACTGGTTCAGGCTGTTAAAGGCTTGGCTGGCATGGAAGGCGCAAACGCTGACCAGACTGCTGGTATTTCCATCGTGCGTCGCGCATTGGAAGCGCCACTGCGTCAGATCGCTGAAAACGCTGGTGTTGACGGTGCAGTTGTTGCGGGCAAAGTCCGCGAGAGCGACGACACATCCTTTGGCTTTAACGCCCAGACAGAAGAATATGGCGACATGTTCTCCTTCGGTGTTATCGACCCTGCCAAAGTGTGCCGTACAGCACTGGAAGACGCTGCATCCATCGCTGGTCTGTTGATCACAACAGAAGCAATGGTTGCTGACAAGCCATCCGAAGGTGGTGCTGCTGGTGGCGGCATGCCTGACATGGGCGGCATGGGCGGCATGGGCGGCATGATGTAA
- a CDS encoding co-chaperone GroES, translating into MALTPLHDRVLVRRTEGDEKTAGGLIIPDSAKEKPAEGTVVACGEGARKDSGELIPMAVKAGDNVLFGKWSGTEVTVDGEELLMMKESDILGLLS; encoded by the coding sequence ATGGCACTCACACCTTTGCACGATCGTGTACTGGTTCGCCGCACTGAAGGCGACGAAAAAACTGCTGGTGGTCTGATCATTCCAGATTCCGCAAAAGAGAAACCAGCCGAGGGCACAGTAGTTGCTTGTGGTGAAGGCGCGCGCAAAGACAGCGGCGAACTGATCCCGATGGCCGTAAAAGCTGGCGACAACGTGTTGTTTGGCAAGTGGTCCGGCACGGAAGTCACAGTTGACGGCGAAGAGCTGTTGATGATGAAAGAATCCGACATCCTCGGCCTTCTTTCTTAA